Below is a window of Dethiosulfovibrio peptidovorans DSM 11002 DNA.
CCACAGCGTGGTCGCCATGGGGGCCTTCGCGACCTTCGCCTTTAAACCTCAGCATATACCGGTTCTATACGGTTGGATGGTAAACATAATGGGAGGCTTGAGGTAAGATGCTCTACGACAACGTCGAGACCGAATGGGGCGGTGCCTTGGTGCTCATGGACGAGGTCGGGGTCAGCGGGATCAAGCTGTACGAGGACAAGGATATCCCTATGCCGCTTTTCGACCGTTGGCGACGGTCTCCTTCGGATCTCAGAGAGGCAGTTGGACAGCTTAGGGCCTACTTCGCCGGAGAGCTGAGGAATTTCGACCTGCCTCTTTCCCTGAAGGGAACCGATTTTCAGCTGAAGGTATGGAACGCTTTGAAGGCCATTCCCTACGGTACCACGGTGTCGTATTCCCAACTGGCCGCAGCGATCGACAAGCCGAAGGCCTGCAGGGCAGTAGGGGGTGCCAACGGCAGAAACCCTGTGCCGGTGGCTATCCCCTGTCACAGGGTTATAGGGGCCGATGGCTCTCTCGGTGGATATTCCGGTGGACTGGGGATCAAGAGGAGACTGCTGGCTATAGAGGGAGTTTACTTCGACTGAAGGGTATCTCTGAAAGCGCTAGTCTTCGGAGAGGTCATTTCAGCGGAGCCGAAACGACCTCTCCGAGTGTATGTCCATGATATCGCCCCGCCCAGGCTAAATATAGCCCGGGCGGGGCGATCGTTTGTTCCATTAGTTTCGCCACCTCATCTCGGGACGGACGAACCCGTATATGCAGTTTTCCTGACCTGTTCTGATTGCCCAGTTCCTGTTGCCGTAGTCGAAGTGCCACCATTCATTGGGATAATTGGAGAACCCCACGCTCTCCATGAGGTTCAGCAGTAACCTCCTGTTGTTCCGTATATCCTCTTCCTCCAGGGACAGGGAACCTTTCGTCTCCAGGATCCTGTCGTAATGGTCGGTGTAGGATCTCTCGGAGGTCTCGTCGAACCCCGAGCCCATGGAAACGGTCCGTCCTTTTTCGTCCGCCAGGGTCAGGTCTACCGATCCTCCCGTACAGTGTCCCGATACGAGCTCAGGCTTTACCGAGGGATAGGCCACGAATATCCTGGACCTTTGATCCACCTCGTCCGGCGATAGTTTCGGATGGTCCCTGAAAATCTCGTCTTTTATGGTGTCGAACAGTTCCCTCTGTAGCTCGGGGCGGAGACGATGTCCGCTGCTATAAGAATGGGCAGAGACAGCCCGACCGACAATTTGGCCGGGAAGGCCGATGCCATGAGCGGGACCATGAGAATGGCCGTCCCGGGCAGAGCCGACTTGGAAAGCCCCGCTATCAGCCCCGACAGGGCGATCGCCAATATCTGAAAGCTATCTAAATGCAAAGGACGCACCTCCCGTTTAACGTCCTTAAAGTATAAAGCAGAAATGTTGTTAGGTGTGCCCCGGAGAGTTTTTAGTCCGTCACGTCCATGGTCCGTATTCTACAGGCGTCGGCGGGAGTCTGGGCCACGCAGCCCCCTCCGAACCACCGGATCCCCCGAGTTCTGAGGGTCTCGAGGTGATCTCCGTATCTTCCCGATCCCATCTCCGCGGTATGTCCCGATATGGCCCCTATCTCTTCCATGGACGACGAGAGCCGTCCGCACAGAAAACCGCTCCACGGTCCGTCCAATCGGTCCATCTCCCTCAACAGTCTGGTCAAAGCAGGGGAGACCAGCTTTTCGAACCGTTTCGGGCCTAGAAGGTCGGGGGTGGCGGAGGGCTCCGCCAGGGAGATTATCGAGATATCCCGTCTCGCCGCCTCCTTTGCACAGGAGAGAGAGTAGGCCGATATTCCTTTCAGAACGATCTCTATTCTGTCGGGATCTTTTCTGGCGGTTCGAAACAAAACCTTGGGATCCAGCAGCCCCATCAGGGTGGAGAAGGGCCCGGATATCTTCAATATGACGGGAAGACCTTTTCCCCTCAGTATGGACACCGCCTTCATGACCTCACCCATCCTGCCGGAGTCAGGCGATGGAATCTCCTTCGGGATCATGTCGGGGTCGTCCCAGGGACACTTGGGT
It encodes the following:
- a CDS encoding uroporphyrinogen decarboxylase family protein, whose protein sequence is MKGCPVSKNGAMPDEIGSRYPFPQVHRDGELMAQVAEELMRLEGDIYCSVPFCSTVEAEAFGAQVRMGDHRTTPLIPKCPWDDPDMIPKEIPSPDSGRMGEVMKAVSILRGKGLPVILKISGPFSTLMGLLDPKVLFRTARKDPDRIEIVLKGISAYSLSCAKEAARRDISIISLAEPSATPDLLGPKRFEKLVSPALTRLLREMDRLDGPWSGFLCGRLSSSMEEIGAISGHTAEMGSGRYGDHLETLRTRGIRWFGGGCVAQTPADACRIRTMDVTD
- a CDS encoding M15 family metallopeptidase, producing MDQRSRIFVAYPSVKPELVSGHCTGGSVDLTLADEKGRTVSMGSGFDETSERSYTDHYDRILETKGSLSLEEEDIRNNRRLLLNLMESVGFSNYPNEWWHFDYGNRNWAIRTGQENCIYGFVRPEMRWRN
- a CDS encoding methylated-DNA--[protein]-cysteine S-methyltransferase, with translation MLYDNVETEWGGALVLMDEVGVSGIKLYEDKDIPMPLFDRWRRSPSDLREAVGQLRAYFAGELRNFDLPLSLKGTDFQLKVWNALKAIPYGTTVSYSQLAAAIDKPKACRAVGGANGRNPVPVAIPCHRVIGADGSLGGYSGGLGIKRRLLAIEGVYFD